Within the Symbiobacterium terraclitae genome, the region CAAGATCCCCGTGGACGTGGCCGAGATCGGCTGCGACCTCCTCACCGTGGCCGGCCACAAGCTCTACGCCCCCAAGGGCGTCGGGGCGCTCTACGTCCGGCGCGGGGTGGCGCTCCACCCGCTGATCCACGGCGCCGACTACGAGGAAGGGCGACGGGCGGGCACCGAGAACGTGCCCTACCTCGTCGCCCTGGGCCGGGCCTGCGAGATCGCCCAGCTCAAGCTGGCCACCGGCGAGTCCCGCCGCCTGGCGGAGCTGCGGGACCGGCTGGAGAGCCGGCTCACCGCCGCGCTTCCGGTACGGGTGACCGGCGAGGGTGCGCCGCGCCTGCCCAACACGCTGCACCTGCGCTTCGCGGGGCTTGCGGGCAACGACCTGCTGGCGGCCGCGCCCGAGGTGGCGGCCTCCACCGGCTCGGCCTGCCACGCCGGCGTCAGCGAGCCCAGCGCGGTGCTGCTGGCGATGGGCCTCGACGCCGGCGATGCGCTGGGGGCGGTGCGGCTCAGCGTGGGCCGGTTCACGACCCCGGAGGAGGTGGACGCCGCCGCCGGCGTCCTGATTGCCGCGGCCCGGCGCCTGGCCAGCGGCGCGTAGACCCGCGCCTACGGGGCGCGCAGGATGCGCACTAGGGCATGCGCGGTAATTTGGCACTAGACCTGAAATCCGAGGGTACAATAGAGAAAAGAGTATCCTCGTACCGCGAGACGCGACAGGGGATTTCGCCTCGGGTGGCGAATAACTTGTCATCGAGCGAGGAGGTGAAGGCCGTTGCGCTGCGCACCGACCAGCCGCTGGAGTGCCCCGCTGGTGATTCCTCTCCTTGCGCCGCGCGCGAGCCTCGACCCGCGCGACTGGTGGGACGGGCCGCGCGCCGGCCTGCCCAAAATTGCAAAGCGTGCCTGCAAGATCGCCTTTGTCTCGGAATCAGATGCCTGTGCGGAGCCGGGCCTGTGGCCAGGCCGTCCGACGTGGCGTGACTGATTGCGAAGCAAAGGCGATTTTTGGCCTTTCGCCGCCCCGCTTCACGGCGCCCGGCGGGGGTTCAGCGGCGAGACTGAAGGGGCCAGGTGGGGAGAGCGGGCGCCAGAACGATCACGCGCCAGGGAGGAATGCCACATGAGTCTGAGACTGTACGAAGGCATGTCGCTCCGGGAGATCTCCGAGTACCTGTTCGTGGAGGATGAGCCCACGCCCGGGGATCTGATCCTGGTCTTCGGCGGCAAGCGACTCGAGCGGGCCGAACGCGCGGCCGAGCTGTACCACCAGGGCATGGCGCCCCGGGTCTTCATCGCAGGGGGCGACAAGCGGGGTATCGGCGTCTGCGAGGCGGAACGGCTCCGCGACCGGATGGTCGAGTTGGGCGTGCCGGCGGAGGCCATCGAGGTGGAGTGCGAATCCCTGAACACCATCGAACAGGTTCGCTACGCCGTCGACCGCATCGAGAAGAGCATCGGCTGGAAGAACATCCGGAACGTCCTCCTGGTTAGCGCTCCCCACCACATGCGCCGCGCAAAGCGCACGATCGCCAACTATATCCCCCGCGAGACGGTCATCACCTGCTGCCCCGACCGGCGCACCGACATCACCCGGGACAACTGGTGGCACACCCCCGAAGGGAAGAACCTGGTCGTCCGCGAGCTGGAGAAGGTCCGCACCTACGCCCTGCACGGGAACCTCTGAGAAAGCACCGCCCCCCTGGCCGAGCGGCCAGGGGGGTTGTTGGTCTTATTGCCAGCTGCGCTGAGGGAAGTGGCGCAGCTCGCCCTGCGCCGGGAACCGGGCCCGGCCCAGCGCCGGGTAGCGGTCCCTCAGCGCGCGCAGGACCTCCCAGTGCCAGAAGGAGCGCCAGCGCCGCCTCACCCGGCCCAGCAGGGCCGCCAGCCATCCGGTACGCCGCCCGGCCCTGCGGTGCCACGGGATCCGCCGGCGGCCCCGGAGGGCACCCGCCCGGAGGCGCTTCCCCCGCCCCCCGCCCGGGCCACGCGTACCCATACGCCCTCACTCCCCGTACCCGTACATGAAGCCTGCCCTAACATTTTTCCCGGGCAGGCTTCAGGGCATACGGGGTGACAGGGGCTACCGGATGACCTCCACCACCTCGCTGAGCGGCTTCCGGGGAGCGCCCTCCCGCTCCTCGGCGGGGAAGCCCACCGGCACCAGGGCGACGAAGTCCCAGCCCTCAGGCACGCCCAGCAGCCGCTCGATCTCGGCCTTCGCCTGCAGCGGCCCGGCCATCCAGCAGGCGCCCAGCCCCTGCTGGTGCAGCGCCAGAAGCAGCAGCATGATCGCCCCGCCGATGGTCTGGATGCGGGAGGAGCCGAACCGGCGCCACTCGATCATCTCCCGGGCGGCGGGATCGCCCTCGCCCCGGGCGGCCAGCAGCCTGTCGGCCACGGACTGGTAGGCCCCCACCTGCACGGCGATGCAGGCGGGCGCGTGCCGGAAGAAGGCGCTGGTCACCACCCAGCGGTCCGCGTGCGCCCGGTAGGGCTCCGACTCCGGCCAGGAGGCCATCAGCCGGCTGCGGGACTCCACCGCGTCAGCCAGCTTGCCGATGAGCTCCCGGTTCTTGACCACCGTGAACCGCCAGGGCTGGAAGTTGCCCCCGCTGGGCGCCCAGGTGGCCAGCTCGATGGCCCGCTGCAGCATCTCGTCGGGCACGTCATCGGGACGGTACCTGCGAATCGAGCGGCGGGTACGGACGAGTTCGAACAGCTCCTGGTACTCCATGCACTCACTCCCTCTCTCCACGATGACGCAGAGCTGCCTCGCAGCCTGCCCAGCAAGGGGCGGGCGGCGCTCACGCCGCCCGCCGGCGACAGACCTACTGATCCACGCCCCTGAGCCGGCCAGTAACGATGAGCGGCGTCAGGAAGGAGTCGGCGCTGCCGTTGGTCAGGATCGGGTCCCCGTCGGGCGGCCACCCGGTCACGTTGACGCCGTCAAGGATCGGGGCGTTGGAGTAGCGCTCGAAGACCGGGATGACCGGGAGCAGCTCGTTGAAGGCCAGGGCCAGCGTCGTGACCGTCTGCCGCTGCTGTGCCTCGCTGCCGACGGCAGACTGGATGGCCAACTCCTGGAAGTTGATCTCGCCGCCGCTCCACCGCTGGACGACGGGGAAGTTCTGGCCGGGCCTCTCGGGCACGGGGTTGATGGTCACGCCGCCTCCGTTGTAGGTGACCAGGTTGGCCAGGTAGGCGAACTGCGGGTGCGGCGTGCTGCTGCCCCACGGCAGGAAGCCGAACTGGAACGCGCCCGCGTTCATGTCAGTGGTGTACTGACTCCACACGGTGCCACGGATGGACGTCTTGATCCCGAAGGCGTTCAGCTGCTGGGCCACGTTCTCGGCGGCGGCGCTCCAGTCAGCGAAATCGCTGGGAACGGAGAACTCGAACTCGAGCCGCCTGCCCCTGTCGTCGACCCAGACG harbors:
- a CDS encoding cysteine desulfurase family protein, with amino-acid sequence MPQPIYLDYNATTPVDPAVVAAMMPYFTDHFGNPHSDHALGSVARTAVEAAREQVAGLIGAGPGEIVFTSCASESINLAVKGVALARGRGHIITSGIEHPATLQACRYLERQYGFALTVLPADGRGRIDPEAVRRALRPDTILISLLHAQNETGVIQPVAEVGRIAREAGVLFHVDAAQSCGKIPVDVAEIGCDLLTVAGHKLYAPKGVGALYVRRGVALHPLIHGADYEEGRRAGTENVPYLVALGRACEIAQLKLATGESRRLAELRDRLESRLTAALPVRVTGEGAPRLPNTLHLRFAGLAGNDLLAAAPEVAASTGSACHAGVSEPSAVLLAMGLDAGDALGAVRLSVGRFTTPEEVDAAAGVLIAAARRLASGA
- a CDS encoding YdcF family protein, whose translation is MSLRLYEGMSLREISEYLFVEDEPTPGDLILVFGGKRLERAERAAELYHQGMAPRVFIAGGDKRGIGVCEAERLRDRMVELGVPAEAIEVECESLNTIEQVRYAVDRIEKSIGWKNIRNVLLVSAPHHMRRAKRTIANYIPRETVITCCPDRRTDITRDNWWHTPEGKNLVVRELEKVRTYALHGNL
- a CDS encoding nitroreductase family protein; the protein is MEYQELFELVRTRRSIRRYRPDDVPDEMLQRAIELATWAPSGGNFQPWRFTVVKNRELIGKLADAVESRSRLMASWPESEPYRAHADRWVVTSAFFRHAPACIAVQVGAYQSVADRLLAARGEGDPAAREMIEWRRFGSSRIQTIGGAIMLLLLALHQQGLGACWMAGPLQAKAEIERLLGVPEGWDFVALVPVGFPAEEREGAPRKPLSEVVEVIR